A genomic window from Schistocerca serialis cubense isolate TAMUIC-IGC-003099 chromosome 4, iqSchSeri2.2, whole genome shotgun sequence includes:
- the LOC126474976 gene encoding UDP-glycosyltransferase UGT5-like isoform X4 — translation MDAFSELPQRVLWKFEDDSLPGKPSNVMIAKWLPQEEVLAHPNIRLFITQGGLQSFNEASYYGVPLVGVPFFGDQQYNVAKMFRSGIGVKIDFWAITKDSMLDSLRKVLEDPSYQENMKRFSAIYREHQSTSLDSAVWWVEYVIRHQGAPHLRSAALDLHWWQLLLLDVIAFILAVAAVAAFLLYKLTRWFFSWLTRPSKLKKQ, via the exons ATGGATGCTTTTTCCGAACTGCCGCAAAGGGTGCTCTGGAAATTCGAGGACGACTCCCTACCAGGGAAGCCAAGCAATGTCATGATTGCAAAGTGGCTACCTCAAGAAGAAGTTTTGG CTCACCCAAACATCCGCCTGTTCATCACTCAGGGTGGACTTCAAAGTTTCAACGAGGCTTCATACTACGGTGTCCCTCTCGTCGGAGTTCCCTTCTTTGGAGATCAGCAGTACAACGTAGCAAAAATGTTCAGATCAGGAATTGGAGTCAAAATAGATTTCTGGGCCATTACTAAGGATTCTATGTTGGACTCCCTGCGGAAAGTTCTGGAAGATCCGAG CTACCAGGAGAACATGAAACGCTTTTCTGCCATCTACCGGGAGCACCAGAGCACGTCCCTGGACAGTGCTGTGTGGTGGGTGGAGTACGTGATCCGCCACCAGGGGGCCCCCCACCTGCGCAGCGCAGCCCTCGACCTGCACTGGTGGCAGCTCCTGCTGCTCGACGTCATAGCCTTCATACTGGCTGTGGCGGCCGTGGCGGCGTTTCTCCTCTACAAACTGACTCGGTGGTTCTTCTCGTGGCTCACTCGACCCAGCAAACTGAAGAAACAGTGA